The DNA sequence CGCCGGTTTTGCCCCGGAGGGGCGCCGGAACTTAGCCCAAGGTGGAGCGAGGAACGAGCGGAACCCTGGGTAACCGCCCCCCCATAAGCATGAACCCGCGAAGCGGGTGGCGGAAGGTGCTGGGGGCATCACCGGCTACTTCCGCCGCGAGATCGCGGGGCAGCCGATTAGACGGCAAAACTGATGACCTCGTCCCGCACAAAATGCAACTGGATCGCGGGCGGGATATCGTTCTCATTCTCGAAGTGGCATTGCAGCGCGTCGCGGATCATCGTCTTGAGTTCATCAATCGTGTCGGCCTGCGTGGTGATATTCTCGCCCAACGCGCGCGCCACCCAGCCGCCGCCTACTTCGTCTTCCTCCACCTGAAATACGATTTCCGTCATGGCATGCTCCTGTGTCTTAATCAGTATGCCACCACCGGTCTTGAACGGGCAACTCCCCGTCTCCGCACGCAAACGCCTGTCTGATCCGCCCTTATCCCCCATCCCGCGCGCAGAAATCGTACAGCGCAAAGAAGACCTCGCGGATGTTCCCGCCGTTCCGCGCGAATTCCTCCCGCGCCCGCGGCCACAGCCGCTCGCAATCCGCCGGCGCGAGTTGCTGGAGGAGTTCCCGGAGCAGGGCCTCGCCGGTGCGCGCGGTATACAGCGCCGGGAGGCGGCCCGGGCGGTGCACGGTGATCACGAAGCCGCGAAACCGCCGCGCGCGCCAGCGGATGCGCCGCCACGCGATCGGGCCGAGCTGTTCGGCCCCGTCGAGAAACAGCACACAATCGGAGGGTGCCGCATGGATCGCCGCCCGCGCCGCCGCAAACTTCCGGGGCATCTCCTCGTTGAGGAAGACGTACACCACCGGGATCCCCCGCGCCTCAAGCCGCGCCTCCGCTTCGAGCAGCAGCGTGGTCTTGCCGGATCCGTGCGGCCCCACAATCGCCCCGCGAACGCCCGGCGCCGCGATCCGGCCAATAAACGCCTCCCAATCAAGGTCCGGCGCGCGGTATGGCAGCGCCTCGATCCGCGCCACCCGAAACGGGTTCTGGTCCGCGCTTACCATCGACAACGCCGCCGGGCGATCATTCCACTTTCTTCAGGGTCACCTGCTCCACCCACGGCGACACGATCAGGGGAAGCCGCTCCACCCGCTTCCCGTTGTTCAGGATCAGTTCGATCGCCCACCGCAGGGAGATGAGCTGCCCCTGGAAGCTGTAGGGCGCGGCGGGCAGCGAAAAGCGAAAGGTCCCCTGGATCTCCGGGAGGTGGGTTGGGAGGACCAGTTCCTCCACCACTTCCACATCCATGGAGCCCTTGCCTTCCGTATACCAGAACAGGCGCAGCACGGCGGATTTGGGCGGGTCATCCAGCCGCCAGCCGAGGGCGCCCTCAAGCACCTGGCCGGGGACGAGCGTATTGGGGTCCTGGTGAAGCTGTAGAGAAAGGCTCATGCGGCGGGCTCCTATTCCGGCAGACGGAACTCAGGCGCCAGCCGGATCGGGCTGGCGATGGGTAAAGGCGATACCACGAAGTCGAATTCTTCACGCACATCCGGCCAGCGGGCGATCTCCCCGCGGACCCTTAACTGCCATTGGATCTTGTTGTTCGCGCCCGCCAATGTGGGCGCGGCGAACTCTGGAACGGCAAGCGCCACCTCACCCTCGCGGATTTCGCGTGGTTCCGTCGCCTCCAGGAGCGCTATCGACACAAATGTGCTTCTTTCGGTGGCCGTTGTTGTGCCGCGCCGGTACGTAGCCACTTCCAGCCC is a window from the Candidatus Hydrogenedentota bacterium genome containing:
- a CDS encoding 2-oxoisovalerate dehydrogenase — encoded protein: MTEIVFQVEEDEVGGGWVARALGENITTQADTIDELKTMIRDALQCHFENENDIPPAIQLHFVRDEVISFAV